The region GTTTGATTGTTCCTAATGCGTGGAATATGTACTACATTCGCCCCACATACACTTTTAGGGAGTTTCCCAGAACTTCTCAATTAAACAAATCCATTAAAATTTTCACTGATGCATCGTGGTGTATGGAATCTAGGCCTGCGGGCTTAGGTTTCATCATCATTTCTAACATGAATCACATTCTGATTGCAAGTGCCAATGCTGCGGTTGCTACTTCCCCCATCATGGCTGAAATCGCTGCGATCAACCTTGCTTTGCAACTCTGTATCTCGAACGATTGGCTCCCTTCTAGTCTTCTTTGTGACTGTACTGGTGTTGCTCAACTCCTGAAAAACTTCAACGTTTGTACCGCTTGGCATATCAAAGAGGAGTACCAGTTGCTGAAACGGAACCTGGGTTTCTTCCCTCACCTATTCATTGAGACTATTCCAAGGGAGGATAATGAAATTGCGGATGCGCTGGCTTCTTTTGGCAGAAACTGCACTCAGCTTTCTCTGTTCTTCCAAGGCTTAGACCGGCCGCATTGGCTTGAAGATTTGTGTGCTCGGCGCCATCTTATCTTTTAATCCTTGTTTTGAGCTTTTgctctttttttccaaaaaaaaaacagagaaaatttGGGCTACTAGTTGTGCACTGAAGATTGACCTCCAAAAGGCTTATGATTCTATATCTTGTGATTTCTTGGAAGAAATACTACTAGCTTTCAGATTTCCAAACCCCTTTATTAAGTTAGTAATGAATTGTGTTAGATCCAGTATGTTTTCAATTATGATAAATGGGCAAATGGAAGGATATTTTAGTGGGAAGGTTGGTTTGAGGCAAGGAGATCCCATGTCACCATTATTGTTTGTGTTATATATGGAGTACCTAACCAGAGTTTTTAATATAATGCACTTGAATAATTTCTGATTTCATAAAGGCTGTGAAGAGGTTAGATTGAATCATTTATGCTTTGCCGATGATCTATTTGTCTTTGCAAATGGTGATACACATTCCATTGGGATGATTAATCAAGCTCTTAAGCACTTACAAGGAGTTTCAAGATTGATGCCTAATCTACAGAAGAGTGAGGTGTTTTTTCTGGAATTGAGCATAATGTAAGGCAACAGATTCTCCACATTATGGTTTTGAAAGAATGAGTGTCGCCTATAAAATACCTCGGTTTGCCCCTAATCTCAACTAAATTGAAGACATAACACTGCCAGGGCCTTATCTCAAAAATTAGGGCTAGAATCTCATCCTGGGCAGCAAAAACATTGTCTTATGCAGGAAGGTTACATCTGGTAAACTCAGTATTGGCAAGTATGCATGTCTATTGGTGCTCAGTCTTTATATTACCCAAAGTTGTCATTTGTGAAGTGGAAAAGAAATGCGGAAACTTCTTATGGCATGGAGCTAAGGGATCCAGTAGAGGAGGACTTGTAGCATGAGAAGTTGCATGTCAACAGAAGGAATTAGGTGGTCTAGGTGTTAAACCAGTGAAAATATGGAATCAGATAGCACAAATAAGGCACATATGGGAGCTGATTGAGGAGAAACAAACACTTTGGGCAATATGGGTTACAAGCACTAAATTAAAGCAATTAAGTTTTTTGGGCATCACCAAAACAATTGATAGTAGCTGGAATTGGAGGAATTTACTGAAACTAAGGAAGATTGTAAAACCAATGGTCAAGTATCATCTTAGAGATggaaagaaaattttctttttggtatgaTCCTTGGTGCAATGGTTATTCTATTGCAAATATCTTCCCAGAAATCAATTTCAGAGTACCTTATGTGATTAAACATGCTGTTGTAAAGGATTTTTGGATTAACGGAGGATGGGTAGTTTCGACTAGATGGAATCCCATAATGGTAAGAATCCATAATTTCCTTAATGAGCATTATGTTGTGAATGAAAGCAAACCAGATTGAATCCTATGGGAAGTGGATAGGCATGGGAAATTTTCTTCTAAGAATGTCCTGAAATTCTTACTACAACCTCAAGTGAAAATATGTTTGGGAAAAATGGTTTGGTCAGCTAGTAATGCCCCAAGGCATGCCTTTGTTCTATAGCTAGTGTAACAAAAGAAACTCCTCACAAGGGAAAGATTGTTTCAATGGAAAATAATTGACTTAGATAGATGCCCACTCTGCCAATCTGCTACGGAAAAGACTAAACACTTTTTTCTCTATTAAAATATCGAAAAGAGTCTTATGGGCAATTAATGTAAAAAGAAGACCATATACATGGGCAAGAGAGATCAGTTGGTTTACCAGGAAAGCAAGTGGGAAAACTATACTAGCAAAGATGAGAAGAACAACGCTAGCTGCAAGTGTTTATGCAATTTAGCGGGTAAGGAATGGGTTAATTTCTTAGAACAAATCAGCTATTAAAGATAAAGTATTTGGGCAAATCAGAGAAATTATGGTGTTTAAATACTTGATGCatagtgagaaaaaaaattgtagcgGAGATGATGAAGAAATGGTTTACTGAAGATGAAGACTAAATGGGAAGACTGCTGTAATGACTGGTGGAAGGCATAGAGAGGAATGGTGGAAAGTCAGAGGTAGTTTGATGTAGTGGAACCATTATAACGGTAAGAAATAGCTGATTGGAGGAGAAAAGTAATGGTGATTGGCTGAAATGGAAGTGAAAAAAGGTGGAAGATGCTGATTTACTGAAGCCTACTATTCATTCACATTTGTCAGATGGTTAGTGGAGATTGTTGATTGggtaatgaaaaataaacaaagagaaTCTTTCCCTGCATTAATGGAGTTTTTAAAACATGTATTTCTCTTTTGTTAGTGTGGTAATACGgggatatgttttttttaatgatcagATTAACCATGTGACTGGATGCACTTAGTTTAACCATGTCTTCTAAGTTGatcttaataaatataatttggttttgattgaaaaaaaaataccaaggtcaaaaaaatagatgggaGGGGTTTTATGTTTTCTATCTTCTGACCACTATTTGTGAATCATTAATTAGTTTTGCAGAAAGAAAGactaaatagaaaaaaaaattgtaattaccATAAATATGATTAATTGCATCGAAATCTAGAATTTAgagaaaaacttaaattaaaaagtcgtaagatttaaatcaaaaagtcgtaatttttatttgaatttattttaggtTTGATTCACTACTTCTCttaaaattggtttttttttaatcaagactttatattatttttattatgattttttattgcaTAGAAAAGAATATAGaattttaatcctttttaaattataaatttatcatatttattttttaatgtaatgttgttgtacaaaaataaaataaaagtttataaagtagacaaaatttaaatttagattcGAATATACGATATTTAATCTAGTTCAAGCCAATCAATTTAAACCGAGTTGAAAACCAATTTAGTTTTTATGGATCTAAAAAAACCAAActcttgttttggttttaaaaactttattgaCGAATTGAGTACCCAATTGTGCTCACTCTAGTAATATTCATACTAAATTGTTGGTATGAATTTTATGTGGGGTATAAACGTAATTATATACTTTATAAGGGTATACATGCAAATActcacattgtttttttattttaaataaaataaaaaatatctcttCGTTTCCTCTCATTTCTCTCTCCctctgagaaaaaaaaagaagggaagaaAGGGCGTGGCTTTGAGAATAGATAAAAGTTCagggtgttgattgaaaaaaggCATgggttcttcttctcctcttgggATTCCAGCACCGCCTCCAAGCTCGGCCCTTTCTCCCGCCATTAATGCCTCCACGAACCCTAACTTTCTCTGGACTTCTGGAGCTTCATCCAATAGCAGGGGACGCGTTGGAAGCTTGAGAATTCCTTTTTCTCAACCCAaggtttactatttttgaacaaATCTCAGTTTTGTTGTCGTTTTTAATCTAAATCTTGTAGTTTTGCCGAAAATTTGGTTTTTACTAATGAATCACTACCagggacttttttttttcatgtactGCTATAGTGGCACAAGGAAATTTGGAGGAATGGAGTTGGTGATGGAGCATTTGTGTTTGGTTCTGATGAGGAGGTTAAAGTTCCTACTCAATCTCAGTCTCTTGTTGAAGGTTCAGACACTGTTTTTGTCTCAGAATACAAGCCAAGTCCTGATCTTGATTATCTTCAGGTGAATAATTCAATTGTGGAATTCATCTGATGTTGaagagtatttatatatattatttgattgttaATTCCTTTGTTGCATTGAGTATGAGATCTGATTGCTCAGACTTTGAAGTTATGATCTAATAAATTTGATGTGAAAAAGTTACTTGGCTGTTGTTTAAAGTGAATTCTTAATATTTTCTGTCAGACTATTATATTATTGCTACAAATGTTTTCATGTTCGAAAGCAGTGATCGATATTGTTTGCAAAGTGATTAGAGATTGTTGTAGCTTTGATCTTTGATCACATTGTCTTCAGGAACTGTTGGCAATCCAGCAGCAGGGACCTCGAGCTATTGGCTTCTTCGGAACACGTAATATGGGATTCATGCATCAACAGCTTATTGAGGTTCTTAGTTATGCTATGGTTATAACGGTATGATAAATCCCTGCACtactttcatttatttcttgttcAAAATTTCTGGTAGTATGATGTTTTCACTTTAGTTTtcattgtatttctttttttttttattgcagaaAAACCACATATATACTTCTGGAGCATCGGGGACTAATGCAGCTGTTATCAGAGGTGCTTTGAGAGCTGAGCAACCAGAGCTACTCACCGTGATTTTGCCACAGAGCCTGAAAATGCAACCACCTGAAAGCCAGGAGCTATTGTCTAAAGTAAGTTTGCATTATGTCCTTGCTCATTTTGGAAAATCGGTTAATACTTTCACTACTTTCTAGGCTTTGTAGGTGTACACATTtactatgttttaatttgtgttcTTCAGTTTAcgtctatttttctattttttatttttattttttgtatttcaaagTCTCCGACTTGGTCTGCATGCTTGAACGTGGACTTGCAACCCTGCAAGAGTGATACAATGGCTTTGATTTCTCAACATTGAGATTTATGAAATACCTGACATCACTGATTTGGAGTTTTCGGACCTTGTCTGATCTTTGGATTGTGTTTCTTACTTTCTTGAGTTTGATTTTCAAAGAGTAACTGCAACTTTTGCACTTTGAAAGCATTTCCCATTTCAGAAGTTGTAATATGAAATAGTGAATATTCCAAAGTCGTAGCAATTTATATCTGTCTCCGTTGTCCTTTTCAACCATCATTATCTGTGTAAACAACGGTTTAGAAGTTTCTGCCTTTCTGGTCGAGGAACCGGTAGATCCAATCGCGTTAATTTGCTATGATACTACTATGCTATCAATTTACTTTTATTGGCCAATTCTACCTTGCATTTTTTAGGTAAAAAATGTTATCGAGAAGCCCCAAAACGATCATCTGTCCTTGAGTGAAGCTAGCAGGTcagctattttttcttttttgcttcaTTTCAATCAATATATAATGATGTTTTGCTACaagctaagaaaagaaaaagaaaacctttCTCCAGAAGTCTATAAAGaacgtttaaattttataataatgataCCTAATGCTTTCAGTACTTCCAATTGAagatttttttcctccaaaaatctGCATTTCTGACTTTTATTGTTCATGTTATCATTATATGAGCCCACTGGTTGTGTAACAAAGAAAGACTTCTAATAATTTTCAATAGGTTTAAAACCTCAATTAGTCTTAAATTAGGGGTCATTGTTTGTTTAAGTCCATCACTGTGACCAATGCTATCCAACAAACATTGTGGTGTTTGCTTATGCTGACATTATTAAACACATGAACTACTCATCCACATCAGTGTTAAATGTCATGGCAATGTTGACAATCATGTTATAGACTCATAGGGACTAAAACGAACAAAGTCGATGAGTTGAGGAATCAAACTAAACAATAATGAGCAAAGGCCCTAGTTTAGGGACTGATATTGGTTGTAAACCTTTTTCAGTGCTTCCAATTGAAGTAGTTTTTTGACTAATCGcacatcatattttttattgttcattCACAGCGAAAATTTCGTATTTCCAATTTTTGATTATGttactattttggtgattaacCGACAGGTTGTGTAACATGGACATACTGTCACATGTACAGCAAGTCATTTGCTTTGCATTCCATGACAGTAGATTGCTCATGGAGACCTGCCAAGAAGCAAGAAATCTCAGTAAGATTGTTACCCTCTTTTACTTGGATTGATGATCAAACTTAACAGAGAGATGTTTTGCCGATTTTGCATTTTTGTGGCATTTGGTTCCCTTCTCTTACAATCTTCACTTGCTTTCAActtcaatttcttttattttagggGTTAAAGGACCCATTGAAGAATAATACATGTATTCATATTATTGAAACTAAAGAAGCCATTATAGAATAATACCTGTATTTCAATGGTAGCACCTTTTTCTATAAAAACAAGtcttcatttcctttttttctacCTGAATATCACATTTGTGTGTATCTctgcaaaaatattattaaaataatattacatgTCATCTAGAGATGTGTGTAGATTTTGTTCGTAACGTTGGCCAGAGAACttattctatttatatatatatatatatatatatatatatattctttatccATTTTAGGTGAAGGGAAAATAatgaatggatttttttattaaaatttaaactatcCTTTAACTATACTCAATGCAGGCTCACATATTTGCTTATAAGCATATAGAACCGATTTATCACATGAGAACCTTACAAAGCaatttaaattacaaatatactTTCGGATATTTTCCACAAGAAATgtaattgtttataaattttagttgattattagttattacattaaatcattaaaataactTACAATAAATCAACTTTTTGCTgtaaagaatataaattttttcaccTGCTTCTCATtcatcattaaataataattaattaattaaactcaaAAGACATACATGCAAAAGAGCCCTATAAGTTCTACAGGGGCATATTAGTAAGTCACGCTGTCCTATAGAGAGACATCGGACATACAAGCATCTCCAGAAGTCGGGAAAAGCATATCCTACCACCGAATTAAAATTGagcccaaaaacaaaaacaaaaaacattattgaaaaaaaaaaacactcaaaaagGGTAAACAGAagataataatcataattagaTATCAGAGCACAAATATGTACTTAGTGTCAAAAGGATCAGCTCAGAGGCCTTCCACACTCACAATACACAACACTTTTCTAGTACACAAGAAATACATGAACTATGACAACGTAGTTTTTTTGATACAAAGAAAGGCACACCCAAAGTACAACAAAGACAGATACAGATGGGTTAAAAAGCTACTAGTTAGGAAAGATCACAACCACCTGTGTTTTCAACGTTCTAGTGTATGAAAGAGGTTTGGTACTGAACCTGATAGCCATTCCCATAGTAAGTGCTGTGAGTAGGGGAGATGGTGTAGGACACTGATCCCATAAGAGGTGGTGGTGGATGAGGTTCAGTTGGGTACACAAATTGCCTGTCATAAGAGTACGGGTATCGATCAGGTGGACGGTAGAAGCTCTTCTCTGGGATGGACGTCACACGGGGCGCATAGGTGGTGCCATTTGCACGGGGCCTTTTGGATTGAGGTTTGGCGGTTTCAGCGGCCCGTCTCTTGTCTGCCTTGGCTTTCTCCAGCTGCATGATTCGTTTCTGCAGTGGGTCGACAGGGTATTGTTCCTCAAGTTTGTGGTCCTCAATGCATTTGATTACAACTTTTAGAGCAGTCAACTCGCGCTCATTCAGTTCATTCTGAAACAATAAGGAGAGTTAATCTGATGCTCTTAGACAGTAACTGTCTGACTACAATGATACAAGAGCCAACTCACTACCATGATCCAAACAACTTAGAGAACAAAAGTCAATTAGAACACAACAAATTTAAATCCTCAAACAATTTGGGAGAATTTTAAccagaaaaagaaatcaaatcatatAATAGACTGGTTAGTTTCTAGATTGAATACATATAAAAGATCAAATTCATCAAGTCAGCTGTCTTAATACAGATAAAACATAGGTTAACATGGTAACTGACAGAACACATACCTGTGCGCCTGGAGATGCGTTGCCAGCTTTGTGGTGAGAAATTTTTCTTGCTTCCTTCAAATATGCTTTCAGTAGAGGCACAGGAGCAAATTGCTGTGTAAGGTCAAATGCATATGCTAAGTTAACAGCATCAATCTGCCTTCCACTATTGATGAGAGCTTCGATCACACCtgaaaattcaataattcttaTAGAATATCATTGACGCTGAACATTAAATGCAACTTTTTTGGTAAGAAAATCCTTGGTCATGATTTGCAGAAGTACGAGAAGCATAAGAGTGATTTAGCACTAACCAACAGGTCTTACATGCTTAATAAACTATAGAACAGTAGAACAGATCAGGCACTACAAACACATGGTGTGAATGAGGATATTATTTCGACACTGAagatatggaaaaaaaaagtggTTCTTAACCAGAGGCGGCtggattaatttaaaaatagtataatTCTTTTGTACTTTATGTATAtacaaaaggaaacaaataaaCATATCCAAATGGCAATTTAAAGACATATTAACCAAATCTATGACATCAGAAGTAAATATCAGAGTCAATTAGTTCAAAAAGAATATGCAGTGGGGAAACTAAATGTTATAAGCACACCATTGTATGACAAGAAATGAAGAGCTTAAAATAAGCCATGACCAACCTGGCATTTTTTGCGTCAACCCAAGTGACCGACATAGATCAGCTGTTTGGCGCCTCCTAGAAACAGCTGGGATAAGTTTACATATCTCACCCTCATCAAACTCGGAAGCAATACCAAACGTAGCCAGTAGCTGAAGGAATGCATGGGCTTCTAGGGAGTTACCATTGTTGGCATCAATGTCAAGATCATTCAACTTCGGTTTCCAGTCATTAGCAATCAGCTTTGCTTGCTGCCTAATATCTGATGTAAGTATTTTATTATAAGGATAATCAGACACAGTATCTTCCATTAATGAGCCAAGGGATTCCATTAGCATGAGACAAGTCCTACGGAGACCCAACAGGCTTGCATCCTTCTTCCCATCTAACCCTAGAATCTCACCAGAATAGAAATCTTTCAATGAATCCAAAACCAGAGCAAAAGGATCAGCTGCATTCCTCAAAGCAATAGGGATTTCTTCACGTATCGATGCTAGATTCTTCCTATTGTCTGAAATGAACTTATGGAGACCCTTGGAATCCATATTTTCACACAACTTCATCAATTCTGACTGAGGATTATTGTCTTCTTTGACTATTACTTCATCTGAGTTCAATGAGACAGGCTTAACATCTAATTTTTCCTCGATCATAGTATCAGGCACACCATTGCTCACATCCTTCATAGACACTGGGGGTAGGACCCTGTACTTGCCAAAGACATATCCTATATCAGATAGTGCCGCATCTCTTTTTCCTTGTAGTTGCTCCAGTGTAGCTTGTTCCTTGGCCACAACCACAGCCTCTTGCTTTTCCAACATCTCCTGGGTCTCCATTACTTTGGTTTCATATTCCTTTTCCTGGTCTTGCAACTCAACAAATCTTGTCTTTAATGAATTCTCAAGACCATGAAAATGCTCTTCAAGTTCTTTCCATTTCAAGTTCAAAGAGACAGCATTATGGCTTTCAAGTTCAGCAAATGCCTGCTGCAGTTGTTGAATCTTTGAGGTCGTGGAATCAATAAGTATTGCAACTGATTGTGTATCAGCCATGTTAGAGAAGCCCTGACAAACAGGAATGAGCATTAACAATGTTAACAGTGGTGGTGGCAGCAATGATAATGATGTTCTACACAACACATTGAAAGATTATAAACTGCAAGTCATTTAACctaacaaataaaatgaaaaattagttcTTAAGAGAACCATATTTGACATAAAAATCATCCCTAACAAGCCCCTCTACCTAAATGCATCATGAATGAGTGACCTTGCATGGCCGCATTTAAAGAAACCACTTCATCCAACCTTGCAAAATCAACCACAAAGAGCAACTTACAAGCCATACACTCTCGTCTTGTCCTATTTCACTTAGTAAAGCAATTCAGTCAGCAGTAGTCCGCATAATTCACCCACAATAATCAAGTTACATTTATTTTTGAGTCTTACAAATCCATTGGGCTGTAACTTAAAGGATATATTCGATACATAAAATCTTGCAAAAAACCCCTTGTTGCTAAGCAACGCAAGGAAGAAACAAGGGGAGAAGCCAGGGTCAAGCTACCATAACATATTATCCATTGAGTAAGCAGATTGTTCGAGCATATGCTCATGTTAACTGTTCAATCTTCCAAACAATTTCCCATTCTCTCATGTCTCATCACCATTCTCATCAAACATTAAGTAACTTCTTCAAACTCAGAAGATCAAATCAAACCCCCAAATTCATTCCAAAAAGCTACCAACCAAATCCTGTAGCCCTAACATGCCAACCCATCATACAATCCactgagaagaagaacaaatattcattaaattaaaaaaaaaaatcaaccctaatcctccaaaaaccctaatccatcaTCAATTTCACTCATCAAACAAACCCAGCCAGAAATAAGCCAACCAAGCAATCAACTTTAGCAAACCAAAATCTCAACCCCactaaaaaattccaaatccaTCAGCAATTCTATCCATAAAAACACCACAAACCCAACCACCCGTCCCCAAATCCCCAGCCCCCACCAAAAACACGAATCCCTAGCCTCAatcaacacaaaacaaaaccacatCCAAACCCTACATCAGAAAACCCTCAAACCCTCGATTCACAGCTATAACCaaccaaaaacacaaagaagaatcac is a window of Dioscorea cayenensis subsp. rotundata cultivar TDr96_F1 chromosome 5, TDr96_F1_v2_PseudoChromosome.rev07_lg8_w22 25.fasta, whole genome shotgun sequence DNA encoding:
- the LOC120260586 gene encoding uncharacterized protein LOC120260586; this translates as MGSSSPLGIPAPPPSSALSPAINASTNPNFLWTSGASSNSRGRVGSLRIPFSQPKWHKEIWRNGVGDGAFVFGSDEEVKVPTQSQSLVEGSDTVFVSEYKPSPDLDYLQELLAIQQQGPRAIGFFGTRNMGFMHQQLIEVLSYAMVITKNHIYTSGASGTNAAVIRGALRAEQPELLTVILPQSLKMQPPESQELLSKVKNVIEKPQNDHLSLSEASRLCNMDILSHVQQVICFAFHDSRLLMETCQEARNLSKIVTLFYLD
- the LOC120261233 gene encoding FRIGIDA-like protein 3, whose product is MADTQSVAILIDSTTSKIQQLQQAFAELESHNAVSLNLKWKELEEHFHGLENSLKTRFVELQDQEKEYETKVMETQEMLEKQEAVVVAKEQATLEQLQGKRDAALSDIGYVFGKYRVLPPVSMKDVSNGVPDTMIEEKLDVKPVSLNSDEVIVKEDNNPQSELMKLCENMDSKGLHKFISDNRKNLASIREEIPIALRNAADPFALVLDSLKDFYSGEILGLDGKKDASLLGLRRTCLMLMESLGSLMEDTVSDYPYNKILTSDIRQQAKLIANDWKPKLNDLDIDANNGNSLEAHAFLQLLATFGIASEFDEGEICKLIPAVSRRRQTADLCRSLGLTQKMPGVIEALINSGRQIDAVNLAYAFDLTQQFAPVPLLKAYLKEARKISHHKAGNASPGAQNELNERELTALKVVIKCIEDHKLEEQYPVDPLQKRIMQLEKAKADKRRAAETAKPQSKRPRANGTTYAPRVTSIPEKSFYRPPDRYPYSYDRQFVYPTEPHPPPPLMGSVSYTISPTHSTYYGNGYQVQYQTSFIH